ATGGATACTCTCTTTGGCATGGGATCGGGGCGAAATATGATCATTGAAGTGAGGGATCTGCTTTCTTTTCTTTTAACATATGTACAAGAATCATCTTCAGTACGGAAGAGACGATGAAAAAGATAAACAGGATGCGGAACAATTGATACCCGGATACAACCGAAAGATCGGCATTCACTTCATGTGCCATGATACTCATCTGATCCATCCCGCCAGGGGCCATACTGAGTAGTGAGGTTGCCGCGGAGAGGGAGAACACATTCATTAACAGATAACTCAATCCAAGCGCACCAACAATGAGCAGTACACTACTCATCACCGCTAGCGTGACTGTCTGTGTCTTGCGTTGCAACTGTTCCGGCTTGAGCATCAATCCAACGTGACTGCCAATCATCAATTGCGATACGTTTAAGAGGGAGGTTGGCAGACTGGGTGTGTGCATCGATGTACTTAATTGAACGACACACATGACAATCATGGGACCCAGCATAAAGGCCGTCGGAAATCGGAGTTTGCGTGCAACCCATGCACCCGCTACACAGAGCGGAGCATAGACAAGAATCTCCGGAAAAAGGGAACCCCACGTCGCTACGTCAATGAACGGATGATCCAAACCTCCACCTGCGGTACCTCCAATCCACGGACTGAACAGCAGGAACGGAACACAGAAGACAATCATGATCAGCCGGGTCACCTGCAAAAAGGTAACTAGCGTCAGATTGATGGATTTCATCTCTTCTGCAAGGGACACCATCTGGGATAGTCCTCCTGGAATGCTGCCCACCAGTAGGGAGGGGAAATCAAAGTCGGTTACCTTTGAAGCGATGTAGGCCGTAATTACACACAATCCGATTAACAGCAAGGTCATCAAAAGCATCATGGGAAGTTGTTGCAAAATGCCGTGAAGTGCCTCTTTTGTTAAGGTGAGTCCAATCGAATAACCAACAATCAGAATGCCATAGTCCCGAATGGAGGCAGGCCACATGAGGGGCCATTTGGCGACTTGGGAGCCAAGCAGCATAAATACCATTGGCCCGAGCAACCACGGGATTGGTGTATGAATGGCTGTGAACAGCAATCCGCCAAGAACAGAGACACCCAGACTAAGAAAAAACCGAAAGACAACGTGGGAACCAAGCTTGCGCATCAGTTCCATCCGTTTAGCCTACCGGTTGAATGAGGTGGTATGAGATTCAGGTATGCATTCAGGTTTAATGAAGGATTCATGTTCATGTGTGATCACTCCTGATGATGAGATACGTTGCGTTATCTGCGGAACAACCGGACTGCTACTGTTCAACTCATTAAGATCCTGCGAGAGCCGTAGCGGAAGGTTTGGGTTCTCTGAACATTACAAAGTACATCAGTGATGAAATAACATATAGACAGCCTGTGATGCTGAAAGTGATCGCGTAACCCCAATACGTTCCGTACGTGGTGACCAGATAGGATTGAACGGGTCCCATGGTCGCCCATCCAATCATGAACGAGGTCTGCATCAGTGAATTGGCAATG
This Paenibacillus xylanexedens DNA region includes the following protein-coding sequences:
- a CDS encoding AbrB family transcriptional regulator, with translation MELMRKLGSHVVFRFFLSLGVSVLGGLLFTAIHTPIPWLLGPMVFMLLGSQVAKWPLMWPASIRDYGILIVGYSIGLTLTKEALHGILQQLPMMLLMTLLLIGLCVITAYIASKVTDFDFPSLLVGSIPGGLSQMVSLAEEMKSINLTLVTFLQVTRLIMIVFCVPFLLFSPWIGGTAGGGLDHPFIDVATWGSLFPEILVYAPLCVAGAWVARKLRFPTAFMLGPMIVMCVVQLSTSMHTPSLPTSLLNVSQLMIGSHVGLMLKPEQLQRKTQTVTLAVMSSVLLIVGALGLSYLLMNVFSLSAATSLLSMAPGGMDQMSIMAHEVNADLSVVSGYQLFRILFIFFIVSSVLKMILVHMLKEKKADPSLQ